The Desulforegula conservatrix Mb1Pa region TGTTTGGACTTCAGTCGAACTGGAACCAGCATGGAACCGATTCTTCTGATATTGGCGATAAAATTATATGAAAATGCTTCAAAAATTTATAACTGACGTCGTGTCTACAGGCAAGAAACGCGTGATTAAAGGAAATTATTTTACATTGAGGACATTGTTATGTCGAATTACCTAAATGGATTTTGCTAATACTTGCAAAATAAAAGCAGCTGGCAAGCTTTTGAAGGTTTCTAAAATCCCGATTCCCTTCATTCCTAAGGGGCGTGTCCCGATGAAAACCGGAATCCAAAAACAGCTGAAAGTATCGCATGCCGGATCAAGTCCGGCATGACAGTAACATGACTTAATATGTTTGTCTGTTTTAAATCATCACAACTGGGCGGCAATCCTTGATCCCAAGAATTTATAAACAGAAGAAGCCTTGTACTCCGGCGTGCTCTTAAGCCAAGGCGTCTGGGCTATAATTTTTTTCATATCATCATAACCATGTTCGGCTCTTTTGCTTATGGATGATCTCGAAAACTCGCAATCCTTGGTTGAGATTTCAAATTCGGGTGGGTCATAAACAACGTGTATAACGTCAAATCTGGAATCTGCCGTATACTCTTTGATCTCTTTAAGTACAGGATCATTTTTCAGATCTTGCGGAAGAAGCTCATACACATGCCCCAGGGCTTTGGCGAGGTTATGACGTTTGGATATATGGACAAGGTTATGAGCGGATCTGCTTGTATACATAATATCTTTGGATCTTATTGTTACTTCATCGAGATTAGCCGGTTCTTTGCCTATGGGATTGAAAAGATCTATCATGAATACGAGGGTGTCCATAGCTGGCTTTGCGTTGAATATACCATCAACAGGAGTATTTGAAACACATCCTCCATCCCAGTAAAGATCTCCGTCAATAACAGTGCCGGGAAAACCAGGAGGCATAGACCCACTTGCCACAACATGCTCAGGCTCTATTTTCATATGAGCAGAATCAAAATATACAAGCTCTCCATCTTTAACTCTTACTGATCCAAGAATGAGCCTTGTTTTTCCGGAATTTATTCTTTTGAAATCTAAAAACTTACCAAGATTTTCAAGTATTGGAGTCGTGTCATAATAGCTTGTGGCCTCCACAGTTCCATCCTGATGAAATTGAGGCGCTGGGACTCTGGGAGTAAAAAAATTGGGCTGGCCAAAAATAAAACCTTGTAAAGACGACATCTTGTTGTGCATCACTTCCATTTTAAGGTCAGCATCCGCTAAAATTGGAACATCAGGCCATGAAATGGCTTCCCAGAATTCGTTAAGCTTTGCCAGCCTGTTTTCAGGGTCGTTTCCTGCTATTATTGCTGCCGTAAAAGCGCCTATAGATATTCCAGAAACAAGATCAGGTTTAAATCCGGCTTCATGCATGGCCTTGTAAGCCCCAATATGATAGGCGCCGAGTGATCCTCCTCCCTGGCATGCGAGGGCTATTCTTTTATAGTCGTGGGATTTATCATTTTTCATTGGGCCTCCTTAGAATGGGAAATATGTGGGTTGGGTTTATAGAAATGGGATTTACGATAAGAAACTGCAGTTATTATGATTGTCACAAATAAGAATTCCAGCAATAGCCGTTGATTGGAAAATCCATTTATAGACGTAGAAGTAATGCTGATTGTTTTTGGCTGTGTTCCCCTTAGATGTTGAAAAGCGAAAGAACAAACCTTTTTGTAATTCTGGATCTTGGGGAACTTGTTGCAATAAGACGCGAATGTCCTAAAGTTGTGTTTACGCTGTTTACTTACCTGAAAATTTTTGCTGAGCTTTTTTAAAAAGCGACCAACTGTAGTAGCAGGCCTTTGAACACCTTAAAAATCGGCTTTTTTTGACGGCAGATTAGCCATGCAAACCAACGAACTCTTCATTCAAATTTGAAATTAAGTATGCCTGCTCATTCTTTTCGACTTTATCAAAATTATAGCAGCTTAAAAGTTATTAACAAAGTATTAATGTGTTTTTTTTAATCAATTGGATCCACTGCATTCAGAATCCCTTTTGTAATGGCATCGGCGGCAAGCATTCCTTTTTCACTGAGAATCAGTCTGCCTGAATCAATAAAGGCAAAACCATCAGATTCATAAAAATCAATCAATGGTTTAATTGCTTTTTCAATATCGGAATCAAACTTATCTTTGAATAGTTTTAAATCAAGGC contains the following coding sequences:
- a CDS encoding patatin-like phospholipase family protein, whose protein sequence is MKNDKSHDYKRIALACQGGGSLGAYHIGAYKAMHEAGFKPDLVSGISIGAFTAAIIAGNDPENRLAKLNEFWEAISWPDVPILADADLKMEVMHNKMSSLQGFIFGQPNFFTPRVPAPQFHQDGTVEATSYYDTTPILENLGKFLDFKRINSGKTRLILGSVRVKDGELVYFDSAHMKIEPEHVVASGSMPPGFPGTVIDGDLYWDGGCVSNTPVDGIFNAKPAMDTLVFMIDLFNPIGKEPANLDEVTIRSKDIMYTSRSAHNLVHISKRHNLAKALGHVYELLPQDLKNDPVLKEIKEYTADSRFDVIHVVYDPPEFEISTKDCEFSRSSISKRAEHGYDDMKKIIAQTPWLKSTPEYKASSVYKFLGSRIAAQL